A section of the Dehalobacter sp. DCM genome encodes:
- the nspC gene encoding carboxynorspermidine decarboxylase, with translation MIDKMDFIDKIPTPSYVIDENLLIKNLEILKSVQERSGAKVLLAQKAFSMFRVYPLISRYLYGTTASGLYEARLGREQFGKEVHIFSPAYREDEFEEILAVADHIVFNSFAQWKKFGQRALAAGKECSLRVNPECSTQEGHGMYDPCGQYSRLGVTAANFEPDQLEGLAGLHLHTLCEQNADALAVTVDAMEKTFGKYLHTMKYLNLGGGHHITREDYDIELLIRTIKHLQVVYDVEVYLEPGEAIALNAGFLVSSVLDTLHNGMDIAILDASAACHMPDVLEVPYRPNIIGAGKHNEKKYTYRFGGPTCLAGDIIGDYSFDAPLHPGDRLVFCDMAIYSMVKNNTFNGIRLPDILLLKTDGAIELVRSFGYEDFKNRLS, from the coding sequence ATGATTGATAAAATGGACTTTATTGATAAGATTCCGACTCCCAGTTATGTGATTGATGAAAACCTCCTGATAAAAAACCTTGAGATATTGAAAAGTGTCCAGGAACGAAGCGGGGCCAAAGTTCTGCTCGCACAAAAAGCATTTTCAATGTTTCGGGTATATCCGCTGATATCCAGGTACCTATACGGGACGACCGCCAGCGGACTCTATGAGGCGAGACTTGGGCGGGAACAATTTGGTAAAGAAGTGCACATTTTCAGTCCGGCTTACCGGGAGGATGAATTTGAAGAAATTTTAGCTGTTGCCGATCATATTGTCTTTAATAGTTTTGCTCAGTGGAAAAAGTTTGGCCAACGGGCTCTCGCAGCGGGAAAAGAGTGCAGTCTCCGTGTCAATCCGGAGTGTTCGACCCAGGAGGGCCATGGGATGTATGATCCTTGCGGTCAGTATTCAAGACTGGGTGTCACAGCGGCCAATTTTGAACCGGATCAGCTGGAGGGCCTGGCAGGACTTCATCTGCATACGCTTTGCGAACAAAATGCAGACGCACTGGCAGTGACAGTTGACGCTATGGAAAAGACATTCGGAAAGTATCTGCACACAATGAAATATCTGAATCTTGGCGGTGGTCATCATATAACCCGTGAAGACTATGACATTGAACTGTTGATACGAACGATCAAGCATTTGCAGGTGGTTTACGATGTGGAGGTGTATCTGGAACCGGGGGAGGCTATTGCCTTAAATGCAGGGTTTTTAGTATCTTCCGTATTAGATACTCTGCATAACGGTATGGATATTGCCATACTGGATGCATCCGCAGCTTGTCATATGCCGGATGTGTTGGAGGTGCCGTATCGTCCGAATATTATCGGTGCGGGCAAGCACAATGAAAAAAAATACACTTACCGTTTTGGCGGACCAACCTGTCTCGCCGGGGATATTATCGGCGATTATTCGTTTGATGCACCGCTCCATCCGGGTGATCGTCTTGTTTTTTGTGATATGGCGATTTACTCCATGGTAAAAAATAATACTTTTAACGGGATCCGTTTGCCGGATATCCTTCTGCTCAAAACAGATGGCGCAATAGAATTAGTACGCAGCTTTGGTTATGAAGATTTTAAGAATCGTCTGTCCTAA
- a CDS encoding GIY-YIG nuclease family protein, translated as MFYVYIVECKDGTLYTGWTVDIADRLQKHNQGKGAKYTRSRYPVVLKYLEQAASKSEACQREYRIKQLSREQKNQLIEKGFG; from the coding sequence ATGTTTTATGTCTATATCGTTGAATGTAAAGACGGAACACTTTATACCGGTTGGACCGTCGATATAGCAGACAGACTCCAAAAACATAACCAGGGCAAAGGCGCAAAATATACGCGTTCCCGGTACCCTGTTGTTCTAAAATATCTGGAGCAGGCTGCTTCTAAATCAGAAGCATGTCAGAGGGAATACCGTATCAAGCAATTGAGCAGAGAGCAAAAAAACCAATTGATTGAAAAAGGATTTGGATAA
- the mnmA gene encoding tRNA 2-thiouridine(34) synthase MnmA yields MSKSVVVAMSGGVDSSVAALLLKRKGYDVIGITMQIWPQPEDKAKACCSLEAVDDARQVAAKLDIPYYVMNFRQEFAEKVIDRFCTEYLRGRTPNPCVDCNKYLKFDSLLNKARGLGADFIATGHYVRNDYDPQAKRWLLKTGIDPSKDQSYALYNLTQEQLAQTLFPLGTYRKAEIREIAAEEGLPVAHKAESQDICFVEGTAGDFIKEYRQLKDDRSLGKIIDTQGNVLGRHKGIYRYTVGQHKGLGLALGYPVYVTKIDADNNTIQVGRREELFSSGLILEEAHFISGEIPEQTQEIQVKIRYNAPKVPAVLLPKLEGEIEVAFQECQRAVTPGQAAVFYDGEHVLGGGIIRSAIE; encoded by the coding sequence ATGAGCAAGTCTGTGGTAGTTGCAATGAGCGGTGGCGTCGATAGTTCCGTTGCCGCCCTGCTTTTGAAAAGAAAAGGATATGATGTTATCGGTATCACGATGCAGATTTGGCCGCAGCCGGAGGATAAAGCAAAAGCCTGCTGTAGTTTGGAGGCAGTGGATGATGCCCGTCAGGTTGCGGCGAAACTGGACATTCCCTATTACGTCATGAACTTCCGGCAGGAATTTGCGGAAAAGGTCATTGATCGTTTCTGCACGGAATATCTCCGCGGCAGAACACCCAATCCCTGCGTTGACTGCAATAAATACTTAAAATTTGACTCACTGCTGAATAAAGCCCGGGGTCTGGGCGCTGATTTTATTGCGACGGGACACTATGTCCGGAATGACTATGACCCTCAGGCAAAACGCTGGCTTTTAAAAACGGGAATCGATCCTTCGAAAGATCAAAGCTATGCGCTGTATAACCTGACTCAGGAACAGCTTGCCCAAACGCTCTTCCCGCTGGGGACATACCGTAAAGCGGAGATTAGGGAAATCGCTGCCGAAGAAGGATTGCCTGTGGCACATAAAGCCGAGAGCCAGGACATCTGTTTTGTGGAGGGAACAGCCGGTGATTTTATCAAGGAATACCGTCAGCTCAAAGACGACAGAAGTTTGGGGAAAATTATCGACACTCAGGGTAATGTTCTGGGCCGGCATAAAGGGATCTACCGCTATACCGTCGGTCAGCATAAAGGGCTCGGTCTGGCGCTGGGGTACCCTGTCTATGTAACCAAAATAGATGCTGATAACAATACGATTCAAGTCGGAAGGAGAGAAGAACTCTTTAGTTCAGGTCTCATTCTGGAAGAGGCTCATTTTATTTCCGGTGAGATTCCTGAGCAGACTCAAGAAATCCAAGTCAAGATCCGTTATAATGCCCCGAAAGTTCCGGCAGTCCTTTTACCGAAGCTTGAAGGTGAAATTGAAGTGGCTTTTCAGGAATGTCAGCGGGCAGTAACGCCGGGGCAGGCAGCCGTCTTTTATGACGGTGAACATGTCTTAGGCGGGGGAATTATCCGTTCTGCAATAGAATAA
- a CDS encoding homocysteine synthase produces MSKENWKFDTLQVHAGQVSDPTTGSRAVPIYQTTSYVFRDAKHGADLFSLAEPGNIYTRIMNPTTDVLENRIAALEGGVGALAVASGSAAITYAILNIAGAGDEIVSASTLYGGTYNLFSATLPKLGIKTHFVDPDDPANFQEAITEKTKAIYIESIGNPGINLIDIAKVATIAHQNGIPLIIDNTFATPYLLRPIAFGADIVVHSATKFIGGHGTSIGGLIIDSGKFDWAASGKFPGFTEPDPSYHGLVYASLGAPAFILKARVQLLRDTGAALSPFNSFLFIQGLETLSLRVKQHVENAWKVARYLQDHPKVSWVNYPGLKGNQYFDLALKYFPQGPGSIFTFGIKGGAEAGIKFINNLELFSLLANVADAKSLVIHPASTTHAQLSEEEQRAAGVTPDMIRLSIGIEDGEDIIADLEQAFGKIDN; encoded by the coding sequence ATGAGCAAAGAGAACTGGAAATTTGATACCTTGCAGGTCCATGCCGGTCAGGTTTCTGATCCGACGACCGGATCCCGAGCCGTCCCGATTTATCAGACAACATCCTACGTATTCAGAGATGCCAAACATGGCGCGGATTTATTTTCCCTGGCAGAACCGGGCAATATCTATACTCGGATCATGAATCCGACGACGGATGTCCTGGAGAATCGGATTGCTGCTTTAGAAGGCGGTGTAGGTGCTCTTGCCGTTGCTTCCGGTTCTGCTGCTATCACCTATGCCATTCTTAATATAGCCGGTGCGGGCGATGAGATCGTATCGGCCAGCACACTCTACGGGGGAACATATAACTTATTCTCGGCCACGCTGCCGAAGCTGGGAATCAAAACTCATTTCGTCGATCCGGATGACCCAGCGAATTTCCAGGAAGCGATCACAGAGAAGACAAAAGCGATTTATATCGAATCCATCGGCAATCCCGGTATTAATCTTATTGATATCGCGAAGGTTGCCACTATCGCTCATCAGAACGGGATTCCATTAATTATTGACAATACGTTTGCCACACCGTATTTATTAAGGCCTATCGCGTTTGGAGCAGATATCGTTGTTCATTCTGCAACGAAGTTTATCGGCGGGCATGGTACGTCAATCGGTGGGTTGATTATTGACAGCGGAAAATTTGACTGGGCAGCCAGCGGGAAGTTCCCGGGGTTCACAGAGCCTGATCCGAGCTATCATGGATTGGTTTATGCATCCCTCGGAGCTCCGGCTTTCATCCTCAAAGCCCGTGTCCAGCTTTTAAGAGATACCGGTGCAGCTTTAAGTCCGTTTAACTCCTTTCTCTTTATTCAGGGTTTGGAAACATTGTCACTAAGGGTCAAACAACATGTGGAGAATGCCTGGAAAGTCGCCAGATATTTGCAGGATCACCCGAAGGTCTCCTGGGTCAATTACCCCGGATTAAAGGGTAATCAATACTTTGATCTGGCATTGAAATATTTTCCCCAAGGACCGGGTTCAATTTTCACATTTGGCATCAAAGGCGGTGCGGAAGCAGGGATTAAATTTATTAATAATCTGGAGCTCTTCTCCCTGCTCGCCAATGTCGCCGATGCAAAATCCCTGGTGATTCACCCCGCCAGTACGACCCATGCCCAGCTTTCGGAAGAGGAACAGCGGGCTGCCGGGGTGACCCCGGATATGATCCGTTTATCCATTGGAATTGAAGATGGCGAAGATATTATTGCCGACCTTGAGCAGGCATTTGGTAAGATTGATAATTAA
- the typA gene encoding translational GTPase TypA — protein sequence MYAENLRNLAIIAHVDHGKTSLVDVMLRQSGAFRSNEQVEERIMDSNDLEKERGITILAKNTSVKWNGIKINIVDTPGHADFGGEVERVLKMVDGVLLVVDAFEGPMPQTKFVLRKALELNLKPIVVINKIDRPEARPYEVVDEVLELFMQLGANDEQLDFPLVYTSARQGTAGYEPNDMAEDLVPLFETILKEIPAPESYPDSPLQMLATTLDYNDYLGKIAIGRIFRGKLTANTPVAVIKRDGSIEKVKVGKIFTFQNLNRVDVPEADAGDIVAISGIPNINIGETVADALNPEALPTIEIDEPTLTMLFMVNTGPMAGTEGKHVTSRKLRDRLFKEIETNVSLRVEETESTDCFQVSGRGELHLSILIENMRREGFELMVSKPEVIIKHIDDVKCEPFEHLTIDIPDSAMGTVIEMLGTRKAEMQNMITMSGGVTRLEFLIPARGLIGFRGDFLTETRGEGIMAHVFHSYQAYRGDIQGRSRGVLIASDPGESTSYALFQLQDRGRMFIDPATKVYEGMIVGESNREQDIDINVTRKKQLTNTRASGSDDALRLEPARLLGLEEALEYINDDEYVEITPINIRLRKRYLEKNTRTRMERQRNLGGK from the coding sequence ATGTACGCAGAGAATCTAAGAAACCTGGCAATTATTGCCCACGTCGACCATGGCAAAACCAGCCTTGTTGACGTTATGCTCAGGCAGAGCGGTGCTTTTCGTTCCAACGAACAGGTCGAAGAGAGAATTATGGACTCTAACGACCTGGAAAAAGAACGCGGCATAACGATCCTTGCCAAAAATACATCCGTCAAATGGAACGGGATAAAAATTAACATCGTCGATACACCCGGTCATGCCGATTTTGGCGGTGAAGTTGAACGCGTCCTGAAGATGGTTGACGGCGTCCTTCTCGTTGTTGACGCGTTTGAAGGACCCATGCCCCAAACAAAGTTTGTCCTGCGCAAAGCCCTGGAACTTAATCTGAAACCGATCGTTGTCATCAATAAAATCGACCGGCCCGAAGCACGCCCCTATGAAGTGGTTGATGAGGTGCTGGAATTGTTTATGCAGTTGGGAGCAAACGACGAACAGCTTGATTTCCCGCTGGTGTACACATCCGCCCGCCAGGGAACAGCCGGCTATGAACCCAATGACATGGCTGAGGATTTGGTCCCACTTTTTGAAACTATTCTGAAAGAAATCCCCGCGCCGGAATCCTATCCGGACAGCCCGCTGCAAATGCTGGCAACGACCCTCGATTATAACGATTATCTTGGCAAGATCGCTATTGGCCGGATTTTCAGAGGGAAACTCACCGCCAATACGCCGGTAGCCGTCATCAAACGGGACGGATCCATCGAAAAAGTGAAAGTCGGCAAAATATTTACCTTTCAAAACCTGAACCGAGTCGACGTACCCGAAGCCGATGCCGGTGATATTGTAGCCATCAGCGGTATTCCCAATATCAATATTGGTGAAACGGTGGCCGATGCCCTGAATCCTGAAGCGCTGCCAACAATTGAAATCGATGAACCTACCCTGACCATGTTATTTATGGTCAATACCGGGCCAATGGCTGGTACGGAAGGAAAACACGTTACTTCACGTAAACTGCGGGATCGCTTGTTTAAAGAAATTGAAACTAACGTCAGTCTGCGCGTGGAGGAAACGGAAAGTACCGATTGCTTCCAGGTTTCAGGGCGCGGTGAATTGCACCTCTCGATCCTTATAGAAAATATGCGCAGAGAAGGATTCGAACTCATGGTTTCGAAACCGGAGGTTATTATCAAACATATCGATGACGTCAAATGTGAACCTTTTGAGCATCTTACCATTGATATTCCGGATTCCGCCATGGGAACGGTGATTGAAATGCTGGGCACTCGAAAAGCAGAAATGCAGAATATGATTACGATGTCCGGCGGAGTTACACGCTTGGAGTTCTTGATCCCGGCACGTGGACTTATTGGTTTCAGAGGCGATTTTCTGACCGAAACACGGGGAGAAGGAATCATGGCCCATGTTTTCCACTCCTATCAAGCCTATCGCGGTGATATTCAAGGACGCAGCCGCGGCGTGCTGATCGCCTCCGATCCGGGAGAATCCACCTCATATGCTCTCTTCCAACTGCAAGACCGCGGTCGGATGTTTATCGATCCCGCGACCAAAGTGTACGAAGGCATGATTGTTGGGGAAAGTAATCGCGAACAGGACATCGACATCAATGTTACCCGAAAAAAGCAGCTGACCAATACGCGGGCCAGCGGCTCCGATGATGCTTTGAGACTGGAGCCTGCAAGACTCCTGGGGCTTGAAGAAGCTTTGGAATATATCAATGATGATGAATATGTTGAAATTACTCCGATCAATATTCGCCTTCGCAAACGGTATTTGGAGAAGAATACGCGTACACGTATGGAAAGACAGCGAAACCTTGGCGGAAAATAA
- a CDS encoding saccharopine dehydrogenase family protein: MGKVLVIGCGGVAGVAIHKICQNHEIFSELCIASRTISKCDALAEKLGGGKTKITTAQVDADNVEELIALINKEKPDVVLNLALPYQDLHIMDACLATKTHYIDTANYEPEDTAHFEYKWQWAYREKFKEAGITALLGSGFDPGVTSVFSAYALKHHFDEIHEIDILDCNGGDHGYPFATNFNPEINIREVTANGMYWENGQWVVTEPMAIKREYDFKGVGKKDMYLLHHEEIESLALNIKGIKRIRFFMTFGQSYLTHLKCLENVGMTSIEPILYNGMEIIPLQFLKAVLPDPASLGPRTKGKTNIGCIFKGIKDGKAKTYYLYNICDHEECYREVGSQAISYTTGVPAMIGAMLVMNGTWQKPGVYNMEEFDPDPFMAALNKWGLPWEEDFAPVLVP; the protein is encoded by the coding sequence ATGGGAAAAGTATTAGTCATTGGTTGCGGCGGGGTCGCTGGGGTTGCTATCCATAAGATCTGTCAAAACCATGAGATCTTTAGCGAGCTGTGCATCGCCAGCAGGACAATATCAAAATGTGATGCCCTGGCTGAAAAACTGGGCGGTGGCAAAACAAAAATTACGACCGCACAGGTCGATGCGGATAACGTCGAAGAATTAATCGCTTTAATTAATAAAGAGAAACCCGATGTCGTTCTCAATTTGGCACTTCCCTATCAGGATCTGCATATCATGGATGCCTGCCTGGCGACGAAGACGCACTATATCGATACGGCAAACTATGAGCCGGAAGATACCGCTCATTTTGAATATAAATGGCAGTGGGCGTATCGGGAAAAGTTTAAAGAAGCAGGAATTACCGCGCTGCTTGGTTCCGGCTTTGATCCGGGTGTGACCAGCGTATTCAGTGCCTATGCCCTGAAACATCATTTCGATGAGATTCATGAGATCGACATTCTTGACTGCAACGGCGGTGACCACGGCTATCCGTTTGCAACCAATTTTAATCCGGAAATTAATATCCGTGAAGTGACGGCTAACGGAATGTATTGGGAAAACGGCCAATGGGTCGTCACGGAACCGATGGCCATCAAACGCGAGTATGATTTTAAGGGTGTCGGAAAAAAGGATATGTATTTGCTGCATCATGAGGAGATCGAAAGCCTTGCGTTGAACATCAAGGGCATTAAACGGATCCGCTTCTTCATGACCTTTGGGCAAAGTTATCTGACCCATCTCAAATGTCTGGAGAATGTTGGCATGACGAGTATTGAACCTATCCTATATAACGGTATGGAAATTATCCCGCTTCAATTCCTCAAGGCCGTACTGCCTGACCCGGCCTCCCTCGGGCCGCGGACGAAAGGTAAGACCAATATCGGCTGTATTTTCAAAGGAATCAAAGACGGGAAGGCGAAGACATACTATCTTTATAATATCTGCGATCATGAGGAGTGCTATCGCGAAGTCGGCAGTCAGGCTATCAGCTATACAACGGGTGTTCCGGCAATGATTGGTGCCATGCTGGTAATGAACGGGACATGGCAAAAACCCGGTGTCTATAATATGGAAGAATTCGATCCCGATCCATTCATGGCGGCGCTGAACAAATGGGGCTTGCCTTGGGAAGAAGACTTTGCCCCAGTATTGGTACCCTAA
- the metA gene encoding homoserine O-acetyltransferase MetA, whose amino-acid sequence MPIKIPDDLPAKEILENENIFIMGEDRAVHQDIRPLKIALLNIMPTKIVTETQYLRLMSNSPLQIEITLLYTWTHKPANTSEEHLSRFYSSFDEVKGQRFDGLIITGAPVENLEFEEVDYWEELKQIMKWSLTNVYSTLHVCWGAQAGLYYHYGIPKYPLGSKMFGIFQHRITNNTNNRFLRGFDEIFNAPHSRHTEVRIEDIQKHPELEVLAMSDQAGVYMVAGKHGRHLFITGHPEYDALTLKTEYDRDINKGLDIAVPVNYFPDNDPKKTPIVTWRGHANLLFLNWLNYYVYQQTPFDLGQLTDTD is encoded by the coding sequence ATGCCGATAAAAATTCCGGATGATCTGCCGGCCAAAGAAATACTGGAAAATGAGAATATATTTATTATGGGAGAAGATCGGGCTGTTCATCAGGATATTCGCCCATTAAAGATAGCTTTGCTCAATATCATGCCGACAAAGATAGTCACAGAAACGCAATATCTGCGGCTGATGAGTAATTCTCCGTTGCAAATAGAGATTACTCTGTTGTATACCTGGACACATAAACCGGCAAATACATCCGAAGAGCATTTAAGCCGTTTTTATAGCTCGTTTGACGAAGTTAAGGGCCAACGGTTTGATGGTCTGATTATTACCGGCGCTCCGGTGGAAAATCTTGAATTTGAAGAAGTGGATTATTGGGAAGAACTCAAACAAATCATGAAGTGGAGTTTGACGAACGTCTATTCTACGCTGCATGTCTGCTGGGGTGCCCAAGCGGGTTTATACTACCATTATGGCATTCCTAAGTATCCGCTTGGCAGTAAAATGTTTGGTATATTTCAACACCGGATCACCAATAACACGAACAATCGATTCCTGAGGGGATTTGACGAGATATTTAATGCGCCGCATTCCCGACATACAGAAGTACGGATCGAGGATATCCAGAAGCATCCTGAGCTGGAGGTATTGGCCATGTCAGATCAGGCTGGGGTCTACATGGTAGCCGGAAAACATGGCAGACACCTTTTTATTACCGGACACCCTGAGTATGATGCATTGACATTAAAGACCGAGTACGACCGGGATATCAACAAAGGATTGGATATTGCGGTGCCGGTCAATTATTTTCCTGATAATGATCCTAAAAAGACACCGATCGTCACGTGGAGAGGCCATGCTAATCTTCTCTTCTTGAACTGGCTGAACTATTATGTATATCAACAAACGCCGTTTGATTTGGGTCAACTGACCGACACGGATTAA
- a CDS encoding CHAP domain-containing protein, whose protein sequence is MMRNQRRYYSARYYRRKNNTSLRFGILLVVLAIAIVTGSRILSDESSKDIQTASSYGAQSSEHSRGDADASRLIRQADVAAGTKIDQYKGVAVYSNGTDYMSSHGLSYSDDGYYYGYKWQCVEFVKRFYYEVYHHEMPDGAGNAKYFFNPMLGQGELNEQRDLIQYDNGGNEKPQEGDLLVFNESAYGHVAIICGVGEDWIEVIQQNSEVPREKYRLENKNGLYTITGERDPAGWLRMNSR, encoded by the coding sequence ATGATGAGAAATCAAAGGCGATATTACAGCGCAAGATATTACCGTAGAAAAAATAACACGTCATTGCGTTTTGGCATATTATTGGTTGTCCTTGCAATAGCTATTGTAACCGGATCCAGAATCTTATCCGATGAATCATCAAAGGATATCCAGACAGCATCAAGCTATGGTGCACAATCCTCCGAACACTCCCGGGGCGATGCAGACGCGTCTCGACTGATCCGGCAGGCCGATGTTGCTGCTGGAACAAAAATCGATCAATATAAAGGCGTAGCTGTCTATTCCAATGGAACAGACTATATGTCCAGCCACGGCCTCAGCTATAGTGATGATGGATACTATTACGGTTATAAGTGGCAATGTGTCGAGTTTGTTAAACGTTTCTACTACGAGGTCTACCATCATGAAATGCCTGACGGTGCCGGCAACGCGAAATACTTCTTTAATCCGATGCTGGGTCAGGGAGAATTGAATGAGCAGAGAGACCTCATCCAATATGACAACGGCGGCAACGAAAAGCCCCAAGAAGGTGACCTTCTGGTATTTAATGAAAGCGCCTACGGGCATGTTGCTATTATCTGCGGTGTTGGTGAAGACTGGATCGAAGTGATTCAACAGAATTCGGAGGTGCCAAGGGAAAAATATCGTCTGGAAAATAAAAACGGGTTGTATACGATAACCGGAGAACGTGACCCGGCAGGGTGGTTAAGGATGAACAGCCGTTAA